A region of the Gemmobacter fulvus genome:
TCACTCGCCCGACGCACGCGGCGGGGCAGATGGGGTGGCCACGCCCAGCCTGCGCCAGCGTGCCAGCTCGGCATGCTGATCCAGCGACATCGGTGCATAGGCGCGGAAATAGACGTTCACGTTGAACACCCGTTCCAGCAAACGCCCGTCATTCTTGCGCCGGTATTCCAGATCTTCGGCCGCCAATTGGCCGCGGATCCCCGAGGCCACGCCCATCCGCGTTGCCTGTGCGACCAGCGCCGCATCATTGCTGCCCGCCCCCGGACGCCCGCCCAAGGCGACGATGGCGTCGGCCTCTGGCGTGGGGTCGGTGCGGTTGACACCGCCGGGCGTGGGCACAGGAAGCTGGGCCAGCGTTTCGGGCATTTCCAGCGGCTTGGGCG
Encoded here:
- a CDS encoding DUF3035 domain-containing protein translates to MQAARGAILAGATALALTLAGCGSDAAPELMNLQSTGNGPDEFAILPPKPLEMPETLAQLPVPTPGGVNRTDPTPEADAIVALGGRPGAGSNDAALVAQATRMGVASGIRGQLAAEDLEYRRKNDGRLLERVFNVNVYFRAYAPMSLDQHAELARWRRLGVATPSAPPRASGE